The following proteins are co-located in the Calliphora vicina chromosome 2, idCalVici1.1, whole genome shotgun sequence genome:
- the LOC135950835 gene encoding uncharacterized protein LOC135950835 has protein sequence MTASVLAFYGTLKLKKYFLLPLIFFEFCRVIYCLGCHILLMTVSKSRLNLGMLITTTLAGGFLILFLGYNWATCVALYQIITLINTERYKSLYGDDPFKPLIPKTYNPLVTENVRVLITPNAQDIDEQKKRNALLNAANRKSLPQPQPIISVLPVNYLENNLNSQKNNAKWKQSQWPTTTVQTPPTAQRYPPPTGYNPSLRRNENNYGVNYNNWQWSELAPAVSARNKRNIYMGSKWNY, from the exons ATGACCGCAAGTGTTTTAGCATTTTATGGCACATTGAAg cttaaaaaatatttccttttaccTTTGATCTTCTTTGAATTCTGTCGTGTTATCTACTGTTTGGGTTGTCATATTTTACTGATGACTGTTTCTAAGAGTCGTCTCAATTTGGGCATGTTAATAACTACTACCTTGGCGGGAGGCTTTTTAATAC TTTTCCTTGGCTACAATTGGGCCACTTGTGTGGCTTTATATCAAATCATTACCCTCATCAATACCGAACGTTATAAGTCTCTGTATGGTGATGATCCTTTCAAGCCCTTAATACCCAAAACCTATAACCCTTTGGTAACCGAAAATGTCCGGGTTCTTATAACACCCAATGCTCAGGACATAGATGAACAGAAAAAACGTAATGCCTTATTAAATGCCGCTAACAGAAAGAGTTTACCCCAGCCGCAACCCATAATCTCGGTATTGCCCGTtaattatttggaaaataatctaaattctcagaaaaataatgcaaaatggAAACAAAGTCAATGGCCTACTACCACTGTGCAGACACCACCTACGGCTCAACGATATCCACCGCCCACTGGATATAATCCCTCGCTTAGGCGTAATGAGAATAATTACGGGGTGAATTATAATAATTGGCAGTGGTCAGAATTGGCACCAGCCGTTTCAGCTAGAAATAAGAGAAATATTTATATGGGTTCAAAGTGGAATTATTag